CGCACTCGATGAAGCGCTCGCCCTTGTTGTTGGCGGTGTAGCCGCCCAGCGGGCCGGTGACGTAGGCGCAGGCCGGGCCGTTGTAGTCCTTGATCAGGGGGTTGATCTGGAAGCACTCCAGGTTCGCCAGCTCGGCACCGGCGTGATAGGCCATGGCGTAGCCGTCGCCGGCGTTGGTGGGGTTCTCGTAGGTGCCCATCAGATAGCCCGAAGCAGGCAGGCCCAGGCGCCCGGCGGCGCCGCAGGCGAGCACCACCGCCTTGGCGCGGATCACATGAAAGTCCGCGGTGCGGCAATCGAAGCCCATCACCCCGTTCACCGCGCCCTCGGCGTCGGTGAGCAGGCGGGTGGCGATGACCCGGTTGGTGATCTCCACCCGCGCGCGCTTGAGCTGGCGGTACAGCACCTTCTTGATGTCGTGCCCCTCGGGCATCGGCAGCACGTAGGCGCCCATGTGGTGAACCTTCTTCACCGCGTAGTCGCCGGTCTCGTCCTTCTCGAACTTCACGCCCCAGCGGTCGAGCTGCGAGAGGGTCTCGAAGCTCTTGGTGGCGTAGGCGTACACCGCCGCCTGGTTGACGATACCGTCGTTGGCGATAGTGATTTCCTTGGTGTACTGCTCCGGCGTGGCGTGGCCGGGGATCACCGCGTTGTTCAGGCCGTCCATGCCCATGCTGATGGCGCCGCTGCGCTTGACGTTGGCCTTGTCCAGCAGCAGCACGCGCAGCTCGCGGTTGGCCTCCTTGGCCTTGATCGCGGCCATCGGGCCGGCGGTGCCACCGCCGATCACCACAAGGTCGTATTCGCGTTCGATCGTATTCATGCGTGGGAGCCCTTCTGGCGGTCGATGCGCAGGCGATACTGGAAGGCGTCGCCACGGTAATAGAGGTATTCAAAGTCCAGCGGCGTGCCGTCTGCGGCGTGGGTCAGGCGCTCGATGCGCATGATCGACGCGCCCTCCTCCACATCCAGCGCACGGGTCAGGTCGGCATCGGCAAGCACGGCATCGATGGCCAGGTCCGCATGGCCGAGGGCGATGCCGCAATCGTTCTCGATGATCAGGAAGATGTCGCGCGCCACCAGGTCGGCCTTTTCCAGCTTCTCGCCCACGGCGCGCGGCACATAGGTGACCTCCAGCGACACCGGCTCGCGATTGACCAGGCGCACGCGCTTGATCTCGGTCACCGGCGCGCCCTCCTCCAGTCCCAGGCGCTCGGCGACGCGAGCGCTGGCCGGCAGGTGCTTGAGACTGTGCAGACGGTTGATCACCTCGTAGCCCATCTGCGACATGGACTCGGCCAGCCCCTGCAGGGTGCTGACGTTCTGGAACGCCTTGGGCCTGGCGACGAAGGTGCCCTTGCCGTGGTTCTTGAAGATCAACCCTTCTTTCTGCAGATCCCCCAGCGCCTGGCGGACTGTTATGCGGCTGACACCAAACGACTGCCCCAGCTCGTTCTCCGAAGGCATACGACTGTGCGGCGGATAGGTGCCATCAAGTATGCGACTGCGCAGCAGCTCCCTGAGCTGGCTGTACAGCGGCACGGGGGACAGGGGGAAAAGCTCGGCCATCTCGTCAAATATCCTTACTTGTTATAACAAGTTATGGACAGAAGATAGTCGATATAAGGGAAACATCTGAAATACTTTTTAAGCATATGCATATGAGTGATCGACGCCCTGCACCGGCACAAAAAAAACGCCGACTCGGCATGGCCGGTCGGCGTGAAGAGCAAGGGTGCAAAGCACCATTACCACCGTGGTCGGATGGGCAGCTGCGACACAAGGAGAGCCGCCCCGGGCAAACGCTCGATCAGAAGGCGGGCACCACCGCGCCGGAATAGCGTTGCTCGATGAAGGCCTTCACTTCGGGGCTGGTCAGAGCCGCCGAGAGCTTCTTGATCGACTCGCTGTCCTGGTTGTCCGGGCGGCTTACCAGGTAGTTCACATAAGGCGAATCGCTGCCCTCGATCACCAGGGCGTCCCTGGTCGGGTTGAGCTTGGCTTCAAGAGCGTAGTTGGTATTGATCAGCGCCAGGTCGACCTGGTCCAGCACGCGCGGCAGGAGGGCCGCCTCCAGCTCCTTGAACTTGAAGCCGTGCGGGTTCCTGGCGATGTCCTTGGGCGTTGCTTGGGCATTCTTCGGGTCCTTCAGCTCCAGCAGCCCGGCCTTCTGCAGCAGAAGCAGCGCGCGGCCGCTGTTGCTGCCCTCGTTGGGGATGGCGATGGTGGCGCCATCCGGCAGCGCCTTCAGCGACTTGTACTTGCTGGAGTAGCCTCCGAAGGGCTCGACGTGCACGCCCTGGACGATGACCAGGTCGGTACCGCGATCCTTGTTGAAGGTATCGAGGTAGGGCTTGGTCTGAAAGTAATTGGCGTCCAGAAGCTTCTGGCTCACCTGCAGGTTGGGCTGCACATAATCGGTGAAGACTTTGACGTCGAGATCGACACCCTGCTTGGCCAGCTCAGGCTTGATGAGTTCGAGAATTTCCGCGTGTGGTACAGGCGTGGCGGCGACGGTAAGTTTCTCTCCGGCATGCGCCAGGCTGACGCTGAGGACGGAAAGCAACGCACTGGCGATAAGGTTGCGTTTCATGATGGCTCCATTGCAGACGCTTGGGCAGGTGTATCGATCAGGCAGGTGACTCCGGCCAGGTTCAGAGCTTGGCGATGGACACCTCGGTGGATTTGACGAAGGCGATCACTTCACTGCCCACCTGCAGTTCCAGCTCGTTCACCGAGCGGGTGGTGATCACCGAGGTGACGATGCCGGCCGCGGTCTGCACGTCGATTTCCGACAGCACCTCGCCGATCACGATCTCCTTGATGGTGCCCTTGAACTGGTTGCGCACGTTGATGGCTTTGATGGTCATGGTGTTGCTCCTTCAGGTTTCAGAGGGCCCAACGCAGTTGCGTGGGCAGGGGTAGAACGGGTTCCGGTTGCGGGGGCAGTTCGGGCAGCGCCAGCACTCGGCCGAGCACCTGGGCCTCCAGGGCGGCCAGGCGCGCCGAGCCGCGCGGGCGCGGGCGTGGAAGGTCCACGGCCAGGTCGAGGCCGATGCGTCCGTCCTCGATCAGGATCACCCGGTCGGCCACCGCCACAGCCTCGGCCACATCGTGAGTCACCAGCAGCACGGTGAAACCATGCTGCTGCCAGAGGCGCTCGATCAGCTGCTGCATCTCGATGCGGGTCAGCGCGTCCAGGGCACCGAGCGGCTCGTCCAGCAACAGCAGGCGTGGCTGATGGATCAACGCACGGGCCAATGCCACGCGCTGCTTCTGCCCGCCGGAAAGGGCGGCAGGCCACTCATGGGCGCGGTCGGCCAGGCCGACCGCGGCCAATGCCTCGCGGGCCCTGAGTTGCCAGTCGCCCGAAAGGCCCAGGCCGACGTTATCGATCACTCGCTTCCAGGGCAGCAGACGCGAATCCTGGAACATCAGTCGGGTGTTTTCGCGGGCGGCGGCCAGCGGGCCGTTGCCAGCCAGCAGCTGTCCGACGCTGGGCTGATCGAGCCCGGCCAGCAGACGCAGCAGGGTGCTCTTGCCGCAGCCACTGCGACCGACTACAGCGACGAACTGCCCGGCCGGAATGTGCAGGTCGATGCCCTGCAGCACCTCGCGCTCGCCGAACGCCTTGCGGATACCCTCAATGTTCAGGGGGATGCCGCGGCGAATGCTGTGCAGGGCGCTCATCGCGCACCCGCCTTGGCCTGATAGGCCGGGTGCCAGCGGAGCCAGGCGCGTTCGAGCAGGCGCGCAGCGACATCGGCCAGCTTGCCGAGCACCGCGTAAAGCAGGATCGCCAGCACCACCACGTCGGTCTGCAGGAACTCGCGGGCGTTCATCGCCAGGTAGCCGATGCCGCTGCTGGCGGAGATGGTCTCCGCGACGATCAGGGTCAACCACATGAAGCCGAGGGCGAAGCGCACACCGACCAGGATCGAGGGCAGCGCGCCGGGCAGTATTACCTGCCGGAACAGGGCGAAGCCCGTCAGGCCGTAGCTGCGCGCCATTTCCACCAGTGCCGGATCGACGTTGCGGATGCCGTGATAGGTATTGAGGTAGATGGGGAACAGGGTGCCGAGAGCGACCAGGAAGATCTTCGCCGCCTCATCGATGCCGAACCACAGGATTACCAGCGGGATCAGCGCCAGGTGCGGCACGTTGCGGACCATCTGCACCGAGCTGTCGAGGAAACGCTCGCCCCAGTTGGACAGGCCGGTGATGAAACCGAGCAGCAGGCCCAGGCCACCGCCGATGGCGAAGCCAAGGGCGGCACGCTGGCCGCTGATGGCCAGGTGAGTCCAGATCTCGCCACTTTCGAGCAGCGCCCAGCCGGCTTCGATCACCGCGCTCGGCGCCGGCAGGATGCGCGTGGACAGCCAGCCGGCCACCACAGCGCCCTGCCAGATCGCCAGCAGAGCCACGGGCAGAGCCCAGGGCGCCAGGCGGCGACCGATGTTGTGTAGCCTATGCGTCGACATGGCAACGCTCCTTTTTTCGTGTTACGCGGTTTGGGGCGGTTTCCCACCCTGTGCAAGTCAGCTGGCGGAGGCGGCCTTTGGCAGGATGTCGCTGGAGATCATCTCGCCGAACGGGCTGACGTAGCCTCGCGACTCCGGCCGCTGTGGCTGGGCAACGTCGAGGTGGGGGAACAGCAGTTCAGCGACCCGGTACGACTCCTCGAGGTGCGGGTAGCCGGAGAAGATAAAGGTGTCGATGCCGAGCTCGGCGTACTCCTTCACCCGCGCGGCAACGGTCGGGCCGTCGCCGACCAGCGCGGTGCCGGCACCGCCGCGCACCAGGCCGACCCCGGCCCAGAGGTTCGGCGACACTTCCAGGTTGTCCTTCCTGCCGCCGTGCAGGGCAGCCATGCGCTGCTGGCCCACCGAATCGAAGCGCGCCAGGGAGGCCTGGGCGCGGTCGATGGTGTCCTGGTCCAGGTGGCTGATCAGGCGGTCGGCGGCGGCCCAGGCTTCTTCATTGGTCTCGCGCACAATCACGTGCAGGCGGATGCCGAAACGCACGTCGCGGCCCTGGGCAGCAGCCTTCTCGCGCACGGAGGCGATCTTCTCGGCCACCGCGGCCGGCGGCTCACCCCAGGTCAGGTACAGCTCGACCTGCTCGGCGGCCAGCTCCTGGGCGGCTTCGGAAGAGCCGCCGAAGTAAAGCGGCGGGCGCGGCTGCTGGATCGGCGGGTAGAGCAGCTTGGCGCCCTTCACCTGGATGTGCTTGCCGTCGTAATCGACGGTCTCGCCCTCCAGCACGCGTCGCCAGATGCGGGTGAATTCAACGGAGGATTCGTAGCGCTCCTGGTGCGACAGGTGCAGGCCATCGCCAGCCAGCTCGTCCGGGTCGCCACCAGTGACCAGGTTGAACAGCGCACGGCCTCCAGACAGGCGGTCCAGGGTTGCCGCCTGGCGCGCAGCCACGGTAGGCGAGATGATCCCCGGTCGCAGAGCGACCAGGAACTTCAGGTTCTGCGTCTGCGGGATCAGCGAGGCGGCCACCAGCCAGGAATCCTCACAGGAACGTCCGGTGGGGATCAAAACGCCGCCGAAGCCGAGGCGGTCAGCGGCCTGGGCGATCTGGGTGAGGTAGCCGTGATCCACGGCACGGGCGCCCTTGGCGGTGCCCAGGTACTTGCCGTCACCGTGGGTGGGCAGGAACCAGAAGATATCAAGGCTCATGAAGTGGTCTCCTTGTCGTTGCTCCCCTCTCCCGATGGGAAAGGGGCAGGGCTAAAAGGCTGGCTTACTGCTGGGCAACCTTGGCGTCAGCCGGCGGATTCCAGATCACCTCGCGAATGGCCAGGCGTTTGGGAATCAGCTTGAGGTCGGCGAAGGTGTCGGCGATCTTCTGCTGCGCCTCGACCACCTGTGGGGTGATCGGCTGTGCGCCATAGGCCTGGCGCTCCACCGCGTTGCGCGTGATCTCTGCCGACAACCCGAGCAGCGGCGCCACCTGGGCAGTCGCTTCGGCACTGTTGGCGCGAGTCCACTCGCCGATGGCGCGGATCTCCTCGACCAGCGCCTGCACCACCTGCGGGTGTTGCTCGGCATAGGGTCGAGCGGCCAGATAGAACTGGTGGTTGGCCACCAGGCCTTCGCCGTCGCGCAGGGTGCGCGCCTGCAGCTGGTGCTCGGCGGCGGCCTGGAAGGGATCCCAGATCACCCAGGCGTCGACGCTGCCACGCTCGAAGGCGGCGCGGGCATCGGCTGGCGGCAGGTACACGGGCTGGATGTCGCTGTACTTCAGGCCGGCCTCCTCCAGGGCGCGCACCAGCAGGTAGTGCACGTTGGAGCCCTTGTTCAGGGCGATCTTCTTGCCCTTCAGCTCTTTCACCGACTGGATCGGCGAGTCCTTGGGCAGCAGGATCGCCTCGCTTCTCGGCGCCGGCGGCTCATGGGCCACATACAGCAGGTCGGCGCCGGCGGCCTGGGCAAAGATCGGAGGGGCTTCGCCGGTGGTGCCGAAGTCGATGGAACCGACGTTCAGCCCCTCGAGCAACTGCGGGCCGCCGGGGAATTCGGTCCACTGCACCTCGATTCCCTGCTCGGCCAGGCGCTTCTCCAGCGAACCCTTGGCCTTGAGCAGCACCAGGGTGCCGTATTTCTGATAGCCGATACGCAAGGTCTCGGCCTGAGCTTGAGAGATGGCGCCGAAGGAAATGGCCGCGGCAAACAGGGCGACCAGGCTCCGACGCAAAGTGATGGTGCGCATGGCGCGACTCCTTTGCGGTAGGTTGTCTTGGTTGGCACCTGCTGGCCCGTTGGCGGGCGAGTAAGGCGGGGTACTACAGATTTACCTGGGGCGGGCGAACCCGCGTCGGTTCAGATGCCCCAGCGGGCACTGGCCAGCCGGTCGTTCAACAGGCTTGGGTCAATCGGCTTCGGCCGGCGCGCCAGGGCGGCAAGCAGCTGGTCCAGCGACTCGTCGAGACGTTCGCGCAGCTCGTCATCGATACGGGCGGGGGCGCCCCCTTCCGGATAGGCGATCTGCTTGTCCACGGCGAACACGCCGGGGAGCATTTCCTGGGCCTTGAGCGCGGCCAGCACCGGCTTCAAGGCGTAGTCCACGGCCAGCAGGTGGGCCGGACTGCCGCCACTGGCCAGAGGCAACACCGCCTTGTGCGCGAGCGCACGCTCAGGCAGCAGGTCGAGCAACACCTTCAGCGCGCCGGTGAACGACGCCTTGTACACCGGCGTCGCAACCACCAGACCGTCGGCGCTGGCCACCACCGCCTGCAGCTGCTGCACGGCGGCGCTGGCGAAGTCGGCATACAGCAGAGCCTCGGCGGGAAAATCACGGACCCGCAGCAAGCTGACTTCCAGGCCATGTCCTTGCAGGCGCTGGCTGGCGTACTCCAGCAGCAGCTCAGTGCGCGAACGCGCCGAGGGGCTGCCGGACAACAAAACCACGTGCATGGCCAGCCCTCAGCGATTCGGCTGCGGGGTCAGGCGCAGATAGGGTTTCACTGCGCGATAGCCCTTGGGGAAACGCTGGGCGATTTCCGCCTCGTCCTTCAGCGACGGCACTATCACCACCTCGTCGCCGTCCTGCCAGTTGGCGGGGGTGGCGACCTTGTGATTGTCGGTCAGCTGCAGGGAGTCGATCACCCGCAGGATCTCGTTGAAGTTGCGGCCGGTGCTGGCCGGGTAGGTGATGATCAGCCGCACCTTCTTGTTCGGGTCGATGACGAACAGCGAACGCACGGTGAGGGTGTCGTTGGCGTTGGGGTGGATCAGGTCGTACAGGCCGGAGACCTTGCGGTCGGCGTCGGCGATGATCGGGAAGTTGACCCGGGTGCTCTGCGTCTCATTGATGTCCTCAATCCACTTCAGGTGCGAGTCCACAGGGTCCACGGAGAGGGCGATGACCTTGACACCGCGTTGGGCGAAGTCGTCCTTCAGCCTGGCGGTGAAGCCCAACTCGGTGGTGCACACCGGGGTGAAGTCGGCCGGGTGGGAGAACAATACGCCCCAGCTGTCTCCCAGCCAGTCGTGGAAACGGATGCGACCCTCGCTGGAGTCCTGCTCGAAATCGGGGGCGATGTCGCCCAGGCGGATGCTCATGGTGTTGCTCCTTGGCTGTTCGTTGCGTGGGCTCACTATGCTCAGGAGCAGTCAGAAACAAAAAGAATAAATAATACTTTGCTTATTATTTTTAGGAATATATTGGTGAACCAATAAAGCATAAGCTTCTAATTAATTATTCTTTTATAGAATAAAAAACCTTCCATATAGTCAGCTCAGTTAGCCAAACACCAAGGACATCCGATGAAGCGCCTACTGCCCTACTCCCTGCTGGCCGCCGGCTTTGCACTGGCAACCTCCGCCCAGGCGGCGACCCTGCTCAACGTCTCGTACGATGTGATGCGCGACTTCTATAAGGACTACAACGTCGCCTTCCAGAAACACTGGCAGGCCAATGGCGGCAAGCCGCTGCAGCTCCAGATGTCCCACGGCGGTTCGAGCAAGCAGGCGCGGGCGGTGATCGACGGTCTGGCGGCTGACGTGATCACCATGAACATGGCCACCGACATCAACGCCCTGGCCGATCACGGCGGCCTGGTGCCACGGGATTGGGCCTCGCGCCTGCCGGACAACAGCGCACCCTTCACTTCCGCCACTGTGTTCATCGTGCGCAAGGGCAATCCTAAGGGCCTTCAGGACTGGCCGGATCTGCTCAAGGACGGCGTGCAAGTGGTGGTGCCCAATCCCAAGACCTCGGGAAACGGCCGCTACACCTACCTCTCCGCCTGGGGTTATGTGCTGAAAAATGGCGGCGATGAGCGCAAGGCTCGCGACTTCGTCGGCAAGCTGTTCAAGCAGGCACCGGTGCTGGACACTGGCGGTCGCGCCGCCACTACCACCTTTATCCAGAACCAGATCGGCGACGTGCTGGTGACCTTCGAGAACGAAGCCGAAATGATCGCCCGCGAGTTCGGCCGCGGCAGCTTTGAAGTGGTCTACCCCAGCGTCTCCGCAGAGGCCGAGCCGCCAGTTGCCGTGGTCGACAGGGTGGTAGACAGGAAGGGCACTCGTGCCGAAGCCGAGGCCTACCTGAAGTACCTATGGTCGCCGGAGGCTCAGCGCATCGCCGCCAACAACTACCTGCGCCCCCGTGATCCGCAGATCCTCGCAGAATTCGCCGACCGCTTCCCCAAGGTCCGCTTCTTCAACGTGGTCGAAACCTTCGGCGACTGGCCGGTTATCCAGACCACCCACTTCAAGGATGGCGGAGTATTCGACCAGGTCTACACCGCCGAGTAACGCCTCGTAGGACACTTCTGCAATGCGCTCGCAGCCAGGTGCCACAACAAGGATGTTGTGACGCCCTGCGCCCTTCCCTACGGCCGTCCTGGGTCGAACCTACAGTCACAGCAGCCACCGCACGCCGCGAGTCCATTCTGTGCAATACCGAGACGAACCTTCATTTTCTTTCGTCGCTGCCTGCACCGGTGCACCTACTTACAGACTTGGCGCGGGTGACCGCCTCCGTGGCCGGGGGGCGACCCTCAACCTGGCATTGTTCTTCGGCTACCACGTGCTCTGGCCGCAGGGCTTCAACGGCCATTTCGAATGGCCGTCAGCACTGATCGCTTTGGCGGCAGCGGTTGCCCTGTTTCGCTACAAGCTCGGCGTGATCCAGGTGCTGATGACCTGTGCGCTAGCAGGACTGGGCGTACACCTGCTGCAAAACTAAGAAGTGGTTGATGAGCCGAAGCCAGGCACGCAGACAGGCGGAGCGGCACGCCACAGAGCGGCCGTTCAATCTGATGGATGTGCGCCGTACCAATGCTCGACATGAAGGCACCTACCCTAACAAATCCAACCGCAGGACAGGCGCAACCTGCTCATAAGGATAAAAAACCGGGCCACGAGGCCCGGAAACAGCTTCCACCTTGAGGTTCGTTTAAAGCGTCAGCTCGGTCAGCGCCTCGCCACGCAGGTAGGCCAGCTCAGCCGCGCGGCGGTCTCGCGGGCGCGTCAGCGGTACGGCCAACTCGCGCTGGATGCGACTGGGGCTGCCGCCGAGGATCAGCACCCTGTCGCTGAGGTAGAAGGCCTCGTCCAGGTCGTGAGTGACCAGCAGCAAGGCGATGCTGTAGCGGTCCGCCAGGTGCACCACCAGGTCCTGCAGCTTCATGCGGGTGAAGGCATCCACCGCGCTGAACGGTTCGTCCAGCAACAGCACCTGCGGGCGTTGGTAAAGGCTGCGGGCAATGGCCACGCGCTGAGCCATGCCGCCGGAGAGCTGTTTCGGCAGCTTGGCGCCCTGGCCGGCCAGACCGACATCGCTCA
This genomic window from Pseudomonas furukawaii contains:
- a CDS encoding sulfonate ABC transporter substrate-binding protein, with protein sequence MRTITLRRSLVALFAAAISFGAISQAQAETLRIGYQKYGTLVLLKAKGSLEKRLAEQGIEVQWTEFPGGPQLLEGLNVGSIDFGTTGEAPPIFAQAAGADLLYVAHEPPAPRSEAILLPKDSPIQSVKELKGKKIALNKGSNVHYLLVRALEEAGLKYSDIQPVYLPPADARAAFERGSVDAWVIWDPFQAAAEHQLQARTLRDGEGLVANHQFYLAARPYAEQHPQVVQALVEEIRAIGEWTRANSAEATAQVAPLLGLSAEITRNAVERQAYGAQPITPQVVEAQQKIADTFADLKLIPKRLAIREVIWNPPADAKVAQQ
- a CDS encoding peroxiredoxin, encoding MSIRLGDIAPDFEQDSSEGRIRFHDWLGDSWGVLFSHPADFTPVCTTELGFTARLKDDFAQRGVKVIALSVDPVDSHLKWIEDINETQSTRVNFPIIADADRKVSGLYDLIHPNANDTLTVRSLFVIDPNKKVRLIITYPASTGRNFNEILRVIDSLQLTDNHKVATPANWQDGDEVVIVPSLKDEAEIAQRFPKGYRAVKPYLRLTPQPNR
- the ssuD gene encoding FMNH2-dependent alkanesulfonate monooxygenase; this encodes MSLDIFWFLPTHGDGKYLGTAKGARAVDHGYLTQIAQAADRLGFGGVLIPTGRSCEDSWLVAASLIPQTQNLKFLVALRPGIISPTVAARQAATLDRLSGGRALFNLVTGGDPDELAGDGLHLSHQERYESSVEFTRIWRRVLEGETVDYDGKHIQVKGAKLLYPPIQQPRPPLYFGGSSEAAQELAAEQVELYLTWGEPPAAVAEKIASVREKAAAQGRDVRFGIRLHVIVRETNEEAWAAADRLISHLDQDTIDRAQASLARFDSVGQQRMAALHGGRKDNLEVSPNLWAGVGLVRGGAGTALVGDGPTVAARVKEYAELGIDTFIFSGYPHLEESYRVAELLFPHLDVAQPQRPESRGYVSPFGEMISSDILPKAASAS
- a CDS encoding GntR family transcriptional regulator, coding for MAELFPLSPVPLYSQLRELLRSRILDGTYPPHSRMPSENELGQSFGVSRITVRQALGDLQKEGLIFKNHGKGTFVARPKAFQNVSTLQGLAESMSQMGYEVINRLHSLKHLPASARVAERLGLEEGAPVTEIKRVRLVNREPVSLEVTYVPRAVGEKLEKADLVARDIFLIIENDCGIALGHADLAIDAVLADADLTRALDVEEGASIMRIERLTHAADGTPLDFEYLYYRGDAFQYRLRIDRQKGSHA
- the ssuC gene encoding aliphatic sulfonate ABC transporter permease SsuC, giving the protein MSTHRLHNIGRRLAPWALPVALLAIWQGAVVAGWLSTRILPAPSAVIEAGWALLESGEIWTHLAISGQRAALGFAIGGGLGLLLGFITGLSNWGERFLDSSVQMVRNVPHLALIPLVILWFGIDEAAKIFLVALGTLFPIYLNTYHGIRNVDPALVEMARSYGLTGFALFRQVILPGALPSILVGVRFALGFMWLTLIVAETISASSGIGYLAMNAREFLQTDVVVLAILLYAVLGKLADVAARLLERAWLRWHPAYQAKAGAR
- a CDS encoding ABC transporter ATP-binding protein, with translation MSSALLELRGIRKSFSGQHVLDDIDLSLASGEIVSLLGPSGCGKSTLLRIAAGLDQDFSGGLARNSLLEFGSGTGMGVVFQEPRLLPWLTVAQNIGFADGRRADLAWIEQLLSDVGLAGQGAKLPKQLSGGMAQRVAIARSLYQRPQVLLLDEPFSAVDAFTRMKLQDLVVHLADRYSIALLLVTHDLDEAFYLSDRVLILGGSPSRIQRELAVPLTRPRDRRAAELAYLRGEALTELTL
- a CDS encoding MetQ/NlpA family ABC transporter substrate-binding protein, which translates into the protein MKRNLIASALLSVLSVSLAHAGEKLTVAATPVPHAEILELIKPELAKQGVDLDVKVFTDYVQPNLQVSQKLLDANYFQTKPYLDTFNKDRGTDLVIVQGVHVEPFGGYSSKYKSLKALPDGATIAIPNEGSNSGRALLLLQKAGLLELKDPKNAQATPKDIARNPHGFKFKELEAALLPRVLDQVDLALINTNYALEAKLNPTRDALVIEGSDSPYVNYLVSRPDNQDSESIKKLSAALTSPEVKAFIEQRYSGAVVPAF
- the ssuE gene encoding NADPH-dependent FMN reductase, producing the protein MHVVLLSGSPSARSRTELLLEYASQRLQGHGLEVSLLRVRDFPAEALLYADFASAAVQQLQAVVASADGLVVATPVYKASFTGALKVLLDLLPERALAHKAVLPLASGGSPAHLLAVDYALKPVLAALKAQEMLPGVFAVDKQIAYPEGGAPARIDDELRERLDESLDQLLAALARRPKPIDPSLLNDRLASARWGI
- the ssuB gene encoding aliphatic sulfonates ABC transporter ATP-binding protein, whose product is MSALHSIRRGIPLNIEGIRKAFGEREVLQGIDLHIPAGQFVAVVGRSGCGKSTLLRLLAGLDQPSVGQLLAGNGPLAAARENTRLMFQDSRLLPWKRVIDNVGLGLSGDWQLRAREALAAVGLADRAHEWPAALSGGQKQRVALARALIHQPRLLLLDEPLGALDALTRIEMQQLIERLWQQHGFTVLLVTHDVAEAVAVADRVILIEDGRIGLDLAVDLPRPRPRGSARLAALEAQVLGRVLALPELPPQPEPVLPLPTQLRWAL
- a CDS encoding TOBE domain-containing protein, giving the protein MTIKAINVRNQFKGTIKEIVIGEVLSEIDVQTAAGIVTSVITTRSVNELELQVGSEVIAFVKSTEVSIAKL
- a CDS encoding sulfate ABC transporter substrate-binding protein, with amino-acid sequence MKRLLPYSLLAAGFALATSAQAATLLNVSYDVMRDFYKDYNVAFQKHWQANGGKPLQLQMSHGGSSKQARAVIDGLAADVITMNMATDINALADHGGLVPRDWASRLPDNSAPFTSATVFIVRKGNPKGLQDWPDLLKDGVQVVVPNPKTSGNGRYTYLSAWGYVLKNGGDERKARDFVGKLFKQAPVLDTGGRAATTTFIQNQIGDVLVTFENEAEMIAREFGRGSFEVVYPSVSAEAEPPVAVVDRVVDRKGTRAEAEAYLKYLWSPEAQRIAANNYLRPRDPQILAEFADRFPKVRFFNVVETFGDWPVIQTTHFKDGGVFDQVYTAE